The proteins below come from a single uncultured Dethiosulfovibrio sp. genomic window:
- a CDS encoding methyl-accepting chemotaxis protein, with product MYRISTKLRIGFALFILVFMATGLLSWYNMAALRRGIGDLSENKIPRVAVAVDVQARIAEACSLVGRFLLLQNQEDMNRSKEAVDLAISETETSESRTSDGQLKTILEELKSYRNLLDELTEKLKNVEISRQEADRAAKTYSVNLQNMMSSLDGELSDALFDEEIDQIERITGDMTILRGLSDQARLVEIATREALYLRDPDSIDKTTTLFEEMTKNVDFLLEKSTDMIFKKQLTILKSSTDAYGVSMKELKNYWSELKLIEKQEDTVAMEIAEKIDFLNKEGMAAVDTLAIEGEKRLGDVLTIMGGSLLAILLVMTILSIWITKAIITPLGKVTSLASNAANRDFSAREGTFNLSRKDEFGKMARALMGMFKVLRELLKEISQASSMVNEAIRELNTLADRANSNMGRVQGELNSLMQLSEKDRGILEDVKCDVSEVSETGERALFMAQNGADLSSKTRDIASEAQKNLAELVNNVGLLKRSSSNSTASLETFVGSVGEISRFVSVITTIADQTNLLALNAAIEAARAGEAGRGFAIVAEEVRKLAEESHRSANEVRSLVEGLQLNAKDTVESTDTVKDILGKTSERIDDINGCFDRLFGEIHEMDGEMAKILSLAKAELSAGEAMARSIETLIDAIDERDHRVTGIEEAVSITVTDATDLLRQSHRLEEGEELMTNLVRSFRIS from the coding sequence ATGTATCGCATAAGCACCAAGCTCAGGATCGGATTTGCCCTGTTTATTCTCGTTTTTATGGCAACAGGGTTGCTAAGTTGGTACAACATGGCGGCGTTACGCCGAGGAATAGGGGATCTCTCCGAGAATAAAATTCCTCGGGTCGCTGTAGCGGTCGACGTCCAGGCCAGGATAGCGGAGGCCTGTTCTCTTGTGGGACGTTTTCTGTTGCTACAGAACCAGGAGGACATGAACCGGTCAAAAGAGGCGGTAGATCTAGCGATCTCAGAAACAGAAACCTCAGAATCGAGAACCTCTGATGGACAGCTAAAAACAATACTAGAAGAGCTCAAATCTTACAGGAATCTCCTTGACGAGTTAACCGAAAAACTAAAAAACGTCGAAATCAGCAGGCAAGAAGCGGACAGGGCTGCTAAAACTTACTCGGTGAACCTCCAAAATATGATGTCCAGCCTGGACGGAGAGCTATCCGACGCCCTGTTCGACGAAGAGATTGACCAAATCGAGAGAATAACCGGAGACATGACTATACTAAGAGGATTAAGCGACCAAGCGAGATTGGTCGAGATAGCTACAAGGGAAGCCCTTTACTTAAGGGACCCTGATTCGATAGATAAAACTACGACCTTGTTCGAGGAAATGACAAAAAATGTAGATTTTCTGCTGGAAAAATCGACGGACATGATCTTCAAAAAACAGCTTACGATACTGAAAAGCAGCACAGATGCTTATGGGGTTTCGATGAAAGAGTTAAAGAACTATTGGAGTGAATTGAAACTTATCGAAAAGCAGGAAGACACTGTGGCGATGGAGATAGCAGAAAAAATAGACTTTCTAAACAAAGAAGGCATGGCCGCTGTAGACACCCTCGCTATCGAGGGAGAAAAACGGCTAGGAGACGTATTAACTATAATGGGAGGATCTCTACTGGCGATACTTCTGGTCATGACGATACTCTCTATATGGATAACCAAAGCGATAATAACACCACTAGGAAAGGTGACATCCCTGGCCTCCAACGCCGCAAACAGGGATTTTTCCGCCAGAGAGGGGACTTTTAACCTCTCGAGAAAGGACGAGTTCGGCAAGATGGCAAGGGCCTTGATGGGAATGTTCAAGGTGCTGAGAGAACTTCTTAAGGAAATCTCTCAGGCTTCGAGTATGGTGAACGAGGCTATCAGGGAGCTCAACACTCTAGCCGATCGAGCAAACAGCAACATGGGGAGGGTTCAAGGGGAGCTTAACAGCTTGATGCAGCTCTCCGAAAAAGACAGGGGGATTTTGGAGGACGTAAAATGCGACGTCTCAGAGGTCTCAGAGACCGGAGAAAGAGCCCTGTTCATGGCCCAAAACGGAGCGGACTTATCATCTAAAACGAGGGACATCGCCTCCGAGGCACAGAAAAACCTGGCCGAACTGGTCAATAACGTGGGACTGCTGAAAAGATCTTCCTCGAACAGCACAGCCTCCCTTGAGACGTTCGTCGGCTCCGTCGGCGAGATATCTCGGTTCGTTTCGGTGATAACCACTATAGCGGATCAGACAAATCTGCTTGCTTTAAACGCCGCTATAGAGGCAGCCAGAGCGGGCGAGGCTGGAAGAGGATTTGCCATAGTAGCGGAGGAGGTTCGCAAACTGGCAGAAGAGTCGCACCGATCAGCCAATGAAGTCAGGTCGTTGGTAGAGGGTCTTCAATTAAACGCAAAAGATACCGTCGAAAGCACCGATACCGTTAAAGATATTTTGGGAAAAACCTCTGAAAGGATAGACGACATAAACGGATGTTTCGACCGATTGTTCGGCGAAATACACGAGATGGACGGAGAAATGGCTAAAATCCTCTCTCTGGCGAAAGCGGAGTTATCGGCGGGAGAGGCCATGGCAAGATCCATAGAAACGCTTATAGACGCCATCGACGAGAGAGACCACAGAGTGACCGGAATAGAAGAGGCGGTTTCCATAACCGTAACCGACGCAACAGACCTTTTACGACAGTCCCACAGACTTGAGGAAGGAGAGGAACTAATGACAAATTTAGTTCGCTCCTTTAGGATAAGCTGA
- the modA gene encoding molybdate ABC transporter substrate-binding protein, with protein MKKLYRSICLWAIALWMAGSPAMAAGEGPNLLMYCGVTMVRPIQELANEFQKTHNCTIEIKPGGSGNLLNELASTKRGDLFLPGSDSYVQRAEKKGLIGKNALVGYNKAAIMVQKGNPKNIPADLNSLIDPSYRVVIGNPKSGSIGQETKKILDSKGIYDQVVEKAIDLATASKTLVEVLKNDQADITINWFATSTWEDNSKIMDALPIDESFASKKKLILAVLSSSENVPLAEAFLNLATSDHGKEIFNKYGLYEVQ; from the coding sequence ATGAAAAAATTGTATCGTTCTATTTGTCTTTGGGCAATTGCTCTTTGGATGGCGGGCTCACCAGCTATGGCAGCAGGAGAGGGTCCCAACCTACTTATGTACTGTGGAGTGACAATGGTCAGGCCAATACAGGAACTGGCAAACGAATTCCAGAAAACCCATAACTGCACTATCGAGATAAAGCCCGGTGGTTCCGGAAATCTGTTGAACGAGCTGGCCTCCACCAAGCGAGGCGACCTTTTCCTCCCTGGATCGGATTCCTACGTACAGAGGGCGGAGAAAAAGGGGCTTATCGGAAAAAATGCCCTCGTCGGTTACAACAAGGCAGCCATTATGGTGCAAAAGGGCAACCCTAAAAACATACCAGCAGATCTAAACAGCCTTATCGACCCTTCCTACAGGGTAGTCATAGGCAATCCCAAGAGCGGAAGTATCGGACAGGAGACAAAGAAGATCCTGGACAGCAAGGGAATCTACGACCAAGTGGTAGAAAAGGCAATCGATCTAGCGACGGCCTCAAAAACCCTGGTAGAGGTTTTAAAAAACGACCAAGCAGATATAACCATAAACTGGTTCGCCACCTCTACGTGGGAGGACAACTCCAAGATCATGGACGCCCTACCGATCGACGAGTCTTTTGCATCAAAGAAAAAACTCATCTTAGCTGTTTTATCATCCTCTGAGAACGTCCCGTTGGCCGAGGCATTCTTAAATCTGGCTACATCGGATCACGGCAAAGAAATTTTTAATAAATATGGACTTTACGAAGTTCAGTAA
- a CDS encoding NAD(P)H-dependent oxidoreductase — MRCSIIFHSVCGNTFLMAHSLHQKLSQQGHSSRILRVHDDDLAKWGDIFPSSRETIKQIETLPVARPEDMVESEAVFLGSPTYFGNVSSEMKAYMDGASIYWVQASLAGKRLGVFTSCSNHQGGGELCLKAMITFGQHMGMVHIPVPSNLMPGTDISAYGIISFSGPMGDKRPDKPVLDAVKAYGDLVANS, encoded by the coding sequence ATGAGATGTTCGATTATTTTCCACAGCGTATGCGGCAATACCTTCCTGATGGCCCACAGCCTACATCAAAAGCTAAGCCAACAGGGACATTCAAGCAGAATCCTCAGGGTTCATGACGATGACTTAGCCAAGTGGGGAGACATATTCCCATCGTCCAGGGAAACAATCAAGCAGATAGAGACCCTCCCTGTGGCAAGGCCCGAGGACATGGTCGAGTCGGAGGCGGTTTTTTTGGGTAGCCCAACCTACTTCGGCAACGTCTCATCGGAGATGAAAGCCTACATGGACGGGGCGTCAATATACTGGGTTCAGGCCTCTTTAGCGGGAAAAAGGCTGGGGGTCTTTACCTCCTGTAGCAATCACCAAGGAGGGGGAGAGCTCTGTCTCAAGGCGATGATTACCTTTGGTCAACACATGGGGATGGTCCACATCCCGGTTCCATCCAACCTGATGCCAGGTACGGACATATCAGCATACGGGATAATATCCTTCTCCGGTCCCATGGGGGATAAAAGGCCGGATAAACCGGTCCTTGATGCTGTTAAAGCCTATGGAGATTTAGTTGCTAACAGCTAA
- a CDS encoding ABC transporter substrate-binding protein: protein MRNSFKKAILTVVAVVTMTGMAWAGQPKTIQFWHAMTDTNEAVLREIVEKFNQQDEYQVELIYQGHYRDLFAKLEGAAKANNLPALAMIYNNRLVSYVLNDFVEPMDDMMADPELGFTKEQWEDIPQFLREVSVWDGKHYAMPFNKASYLLFYNKKMLEEKGITPPTTWDEMAAAAAALTADDGKVYGLALNRSVAIDGSIWVEQAGGHLYDEETDTLTFNQEPGVKAYEFLTSMITKGHAQIAREEKNITGPFGRGEAAMGISSMSHLPNIIETCAANDVEFGTIVLPKGERNASLFSGTNVAIFNTCPVEDRQAAFRFLKFFLSPEMQWEWGTRSGYLPLSWEILKSDRYADFARENNPAKLAILPAFEWGYSDPKIVNGYAIHDNMSKALDAVLLEGKGIKEALDDAAERAWKEILEARKAF from the coding sequence TTGAGAAATAGCTTCAAAAAAGCGATACTGACCGTCGTCGCGGTGGTAACCATGACCGGCATGGCCTGGGCGGGGCAGCCCAAGACTATCCAGTTCTGGCACGCCATGACCGACACCAACGAGGCGGTGCTTAGGGAGATAGTGGAGAAGTTCAACCAGCAGGACGAATATCAGGTCGAGCTGATCTATCAGGGGCACTACCGTGACCTCTTCGCCAAGCTGGAGGGGGCCGCCAAGGCCAATAATCTCCCAGCTCTGGCGATGATATACAACAACCGGCTAGTGTCCTACGTCCTCAACGACTTCGTGGAGCCTATGGACGACATGATGGCCGATCCCGAGCTAGGCTTCACAAAGGAGCAGTGGGAGGATATCCCCCAGTTTCTAAGGGAGGTCAGCGTGTGGGACGGCAAACACTACGCCATGCCCTTCAACAAGGCCAGCTATCTGCTGTTCTACAACAAAAAGATGCTGGAGGAGAAGGGTATCACCCCTCCGACCACCTGGGACGAGATGGCCGCAGCGGCGGCTGCCCTGACTGCCGACGACGGCAAGGTCTACGGCCTGGCCCTCAACAGATCTGTGGCCATCGATGGAAGCATCTGGGTTGAGCAGGCGGGGGGACACCTCTACGACGAGGAGACCGACACCTTGACCTTTAACCAAGAGCCCGGGGTTAAGGCCTACGAGTTCCTGACCTCCATGATAACCAAAGGGCACGCCCAGATAGCCCGTGAGGAGAAGAACATAACCGGTCCCTTCGGCAGAGGCGAGGCAGCCATGGGCATCTCCTCCATGTCCCACCTCCCTAACATCATAGAGACCTGTGCCGCCAACGACGTTGAGTTCGGGACCATCGTCCTTCCCAAGGGCGAGAGAAACGCAAGCCTCTTCTCCGGCACCAACGTCGCCATATTCAACACCTGCCCGGTGGAGGACAGACAGGCGGCCTTCCGGTTCCTCAAGTTCTTCCTCTCCCCTGAAATGCAGTGGGAATGGGGAACAAGGTCGGGATACCTTCCCCTGAGCTGGGAGATCTTAAAGAGCGACAGATACGCCGACTTCGCACGGGAAAACAACCCAGCAAAGCTGGCCATACTTCCCGCCTTTGAGTGGGGATACAGCGATCCCAAGATCGTAAACGGCTACGCCATCCACGACAACATGTCCAAGGCTCTGGACGCGGTCCTTCTCGAGGGCAAGGGCATAAAGGAAGCCCTCGACGATGCAGCGGAGAGGGCTTGGAAGGAGATTTTGGAAGCCAGAAAGGCATTCTAA
- a CDS encoding carbohydrate ABC transporter permease, with translation MEKLKRLPLYLCLSIGCVLALMPFIWMIATSLKSGGETFAVPPTFVPSVFRWDNYIQVAREIPLGRYIFNSLAVTLSITAATLVSTVMAAFAFSRLEFPGRDLIFSVTVATMVIPGEALLIPNYVTISQMGLINSYTALILPWTVSAFSIFLLRQYFLSIPSSLYNAAKVDGCSDLRFLVQIMVPVAKPALVTVGLLRVINSWNEFLWPLIVTDLPHMRTLPVALSVFTNEAGIRYHLMMATSTVIVAPVIVLYLLLQRNFIRAIGGSGIKG, from the coding sequence TTGGAAAAGCTGAAGAGACTGCCTCTATACCTGTGTCTGTCCATAGGCTGTGTCCTGGCCCTTATGCCCTTTATCTGGATGATCGCCACGTCCCTCAAATCGGGGGGCGAGACCTTCGCCGTGCCACCGACCTTCGTGCCGTCGGTATTTCGCTGGGATAACTACATTCAGGTCGCCAGGGAGATACCCCTAGGCAGATACATATTCAACAGCCTGGCGGTGACCCTGTCGATCACCGCAGCGACGCTGGTCTCCACGGTTATGGCGGCCTTCGCCTTCTCCAGGCTGGAGTTTCCCGGCAGAGACCTGATCTTCTCCGTAACAGTGGCGACCATGGTGATACCGGGAGAGGCGTTGCTCATACCCAACTACGTCACCATATCCCAGATGGGGCTCATAAACAGCTACACAGCCCTCATCCTGCCCTGGACCGTGAGCGCCTTCTCGATCTTTCTACTGAGACAGTATTTTCTCTCCATTCCGTCCAGCTTGTACAACGCCGCCAAGGTGGACGGTTGTTCGGACCTGAGGTTTTTGGTTCAGATAATGGTCCCGGTGGCAAAACCGGCCCTGGTGACCGTAGGCTTACTTAGGGTCATAAACAGCTGGAACGAGTTTTTATGGCCCCTCATAGTCACCGACCTACCCCACATGAGGACCCTTCCTGTGGCCCTGTCGGTGTTCACCAACGAGGCGGGAATCAGGTACCACCTGATGATGGCCACCTCCACGGTGATAGTGGCGCCGGTGATAGTGCTATACCTTCTGCTGCAACGGAACTTCATCCGGGCCATAGGAGGCTCGGGAATAAAGGGCTAA